One window of the Hyalangium minutum genome contains the following:
- a CDS encoding CoA-binding protein, protein MNFQDNLIENEMGVERVVKTSKRVAVLGIKTEQQSGQPAFYVPEYLARAGVEVVPVPVYYPEVKQILGKPVYRKLVDIPGEIDLVNVFRRPQDIDQHLEDIIAKKPKAVWFQSGIRNDAAAEKLAQAGIQVVQDRCLMVEHRRYAILG, encoded by the coding sequence ATGAACTTCCAGGACAACCTCATCGAGAACGAGATGGGGGTCGAGCGGGTAGTGAAGACCTCGAAGCGCGTGGCGGTGTTGGGGATCAAGACGGAGCAGCAGTCGGGGCAGCCGGCGTTCTACGTGCCGGAGTATCTGGCGCGGGCGGGGGTGGAGGTGGTTCCGGTGCCCGTGTACTACCCGGAGGTGAAGCAGATCCTCGGCAAGCCGGTGTACCGGAAGCTGGTGGATATTCCGGGGGAGATTGACCTGGTGAATGTGTTCCGGCGGCCACAGGACATCGATCAGCACCTGGAGGACATCATCGCCAAGAAGCCGAAGGCGGTGTGGTTCCAGTCGGGCATCCGCAACGACGCGGCGGCCGAGAAGCTGGCGCAGGCGGGCATCCAGGTGGTGCAGGACCGGTGCCTGATGGTGGAGCACCGCCGCTACGCCATCCTGGGGTGA
- the iolG gene encoding inositol 2-dehydrogenase, with protein MRIALLGAGRIGLIHAANIHHHPRAKLHAVVDVNAASAKAAAERYGAKASADVDAVLADPEVQGVFICTSTDTHVELILKAARRKLPIFCEKPIDLDLAKVDACLEEVSRSGVPLVLGFNRRFDPNFRALREAVRRGEAGEVEIVKITSRDPAPPPVSYIRTSGGIFRDMMIHDLDMARFLLGEEPVEVFATGSCLVNPEIAEAGDIDTAMVILKTRRGALCHIDNSRRAAYGYDQRIEVFGSKGMLQAANPTPTTVTRYTSEAVLSDKPYHFFLDRYPEAYRAELEHFLEVSTGGVAPLVTGRDGRAALVLADAALQSLKLGKPVPIAL; from the coding sequence ATGCGGATTGCTCTCTTGGGTGCCGGACGCATTGGGCTGATTCACGCCGCCAACATTCACCACCATCCCCGCGCGAAGCTACACGCCGTGGTGGATGTGAACGCCGCCTCCGCGAAGGCTGCCGCCGAGCGGTATGGCGCGAAGGCCTCGGCGGATGTGGATGCCGTGCTCGCGGATCCCGAGGTGCAGGGGGTCTTCATCTGCACCTCCACGGACACCCACGTGGAGCTCATCCTCAAGGCGGCGCGGCGCAAGCTGCCCATCTTCTGCGAGAAGCCCATCGACCTGGACCTCGCGAAGGTGGACGCGTGCCTGGAGGAGGTGTCGCGCTCGGGGGTCCCGCTGGTGCTCGGCTTCAACCGCCGCTTCGACCCGAACTTCCGCGCCCTGCGGGAGGCCGTCCGCCGGGGAGAGGCGGGCGAGGTGGAGATCGTCAAGATCACCAGCCGGGACCCGGCGCCGCCGCCGGTCTCCTATATCCGGACCTCAGGCGGCATCTTCCGCGACATGATGATCCACGACCTGGACATGGCGCGCTTCCTGTTGGGCGAGGAGCCCGTGGAAGTTTTCGCCACGGGCTCGTGCCTGGTGAATCCGGAGATCGCCGAGGCGGGCGACATCGACACGGCGATGGTGATCCTCAAAACCCGGCGCGGCGCGCTCTGCCACATCGACAACAGCCGGCGCGCGGCCTACGGCTACGATCAGCGCATCGAGGTCTTCGGCTCGAAGGGGATGCTCCAGGCGGCCAACCCGACGCCCACCACCGTCACGCGCTACACGAGCGAGGCCGTGCTCTCCGACAAGCCGTATCACTTCTTCCTGGACCGCTACCCCGAGGCCTATCGCGCCGAGCTGGAGCACTTCCTCGAGGTCTCCACCGGGGGTGTAGCGCCCCTGGTGACGGGCCGCGATGGCCGGGCGGCGCTCGTCCTCGCGGATGCGGCGCTCCAGTCTCTGAAGCTGGGCAAGCCCGTGCCGATTGCTCTGTAA
- the iolE gene encoding myo-inosose-2 dehydratase has product MPENLKVQVGAQPINWCNDDFRDLGASISLDQCLSEMRQAGYAGTELGHRFPQSGAEVRALLERYGLRLASGWHSTYLASRPYAEEEKSFDAHMARLQAAGSRVIIVAECTHAIHSEGSKPLRFASGQELLDASAWTRVYEGLDRLSERAAAAGMKVAYHPHMGTVIQDARDVAQLMERTKVLSLLLDTGHLAFAGSDPLAVLRAHGPRVAHVHLKNIRPAVVEEVRSKRWSFEAAVRAGAFTVPGDGGIDYRPIFEHLSKLGYSGWWIVEAEQDPAKANPLEYALRGRHYIRELAGV; this is encoded by the coding sequence ATGCCAGAGAACCTCAAGGTGCAGGTGGGCGCCCAGCCCATCAACTGGTGCAACGATGACTTCCGAGACCTCGGGGCTTCCATCTCCTTGGACCAGTGTCTGAGCGAGATGCGTCAGGCGGGCTACGCAGGCACGGAGCTGGGCCACCGGTTCCCCCAGTCTGGCGCTGAGGTCCGCGCGCTGCTGGAGCGCTACGGGCTGAGGCTCGCTTCCGGCTGGCACAGCACGTACCTGGCTTCCCGGCCCTATGCAGAGGAGGAGAAGTCCTTCGACGCGCACATGGCCCGGCTCCAAGCCGCAGGCAGTCGTGTGATCATCGTTGCCGAGTGCACACACGCCATCCACTCGGAAGGCTCGAAGCCGCTGCGCTTCGCCTCGGGTCAAGAGCTGCTCGACGCGAGTGCCTGGACCCGCGTCTACGAGGGGCTCGACCGGCTCTCTGAGCGCGCCGCTGCCGCCGGGATGAAAGTGGCCTATCACCCCCACATGGGCACGGTGATCCAGGACGCCCGGGACGTGGCGCAGCTCATGGAGCGGACGAAGGTGCTCTCGCTCCTGCTCGACACTGGGCACCTGGCCTTCGCGGGCTCGGATCCGCTCGCGGTGCTGCGCGCCCACGGGCCGCGTGTCGCGCACGTCCACCTGAAGAACATCCGCCCGGCGGTGGTGGAGGAGGTCCGCTCGAAGCGCTGGAGCTTCGAGGCCGCCGTTCGCGCCGGCGCCTTCACCGTCCCAGGTGACGGAGGCATCGACTACCGGCCCATCTTCGAGCACCTGTCCAAGCTCGGGTACTCGGGCTGGTGGATCGTGGAGGCCGAGCAGGATCCGGCGAAGGCGAACCCGCTCGAGTACGCGCTGCGCGGGCGGCACTACATCCGGGAGCTCGCGGGCGTCTGA
- a CDS encoding SirB1 family protein, with protein MNFPSGFGSPLARERLVSALAADPPRLDLAALAIATLATPSLDAPACLHTLDALAARVQVEVERHLDDGLSLARLRALRHVLADIEGFRGNEREYYSPENSFLDHVLEHKVGLPITLSVVYLEVARRAGIPLYGVAFPGHFLVACNTGSHKLVVDPYHNGDILTETGCEELLKRVAPQLRFDPAKLTPAPVELITYRMLSNLKRVYLEHEDAERGLAVVDLLLLLAPDHPGELRTRALLLSKVGAFRAGLKDVERCLELSPEAPDRERLELMAKDLRERLANLN; from the coding sequence GTGAACTTTCCCTCTGGATTCGGCTCTCCGCTCGCCCGGGAGCGGTTGGTGTCGGCCCTGGCGGCCGATCCGCCTCGACTGGATCTGGCGGCGCTGGCCATCGCCACGCTCGCCACTCCCTCCCTGGATGCGCCGGCCTGTCTTCACACGCTGGATGCCCTGGCAGCCCGCGTGCAGGTCGAGGTGGAGCGCCACCTGGACGATGGGCTGTCGCTGGCTCGGCTGAGAGCCCTGCGCCACGTGCTGGCGGACATCGAGGGCTTCCGCGGCAACGAGAGGGAGTACTACTCGCCGGAGAACAGCTTCCTGGACCATGTGCTGGAGCACAAGGTGGGGCTGCCCATCACCCTCTCGGTGGTGTACCTGGAGGTGGCGCGGCGGGCGGGCATTCCGCTGTACGGCGTGGCCTTCCCCGGGCACTTCCTGGTGGCGTGCAACACGGGCAGCCACAAACTGGTGGTGGATCCGTACCACAACGGGGACATCCTCACGGAGACAGGCTGCGAGGAGCTGCTCAAGCGGGTGGCGCCGCAGCTGCGCTTCGATCCGGCCAAGCTGACGCCGGCGCCGGTGGAGCTCATCACCTACCGGATGCTCTCCAACCTCAAGCGCGTGTACCTGGAGCACGAGGACGCCGAGCGCGGGCTGGCGGTGGTGGACCTGCTGCTGCTGCTGGCACCGGACCACCCGGGCGAGCTGCGCACGCGTGCGCTGCTGCTGTCGAAGGTAGGAGCGTTCCGGGCCGGGCTGAAGGACGTGGAGCGGTGCCTGGAGCTGTCGCCCGAGGCGCCGGATCGCGAGCGGCTGGAGCTGATGGCCAAGGATCTGCGCGAGCGGCTGGCCAACCTGAACTGA
- a CDS encoding NUDIX hydrolase: MSQHPRPWPRLRLGLEHDYTILKVRQDMYADPRTGQEHPRVFIDTPEWCNIIAVTPEDQLVLIRQYRFGTKEVTLEIPGGLVDRGEDPAIAAARELEEETGYVPGRLVSLGSVHPNPALQGNRCHSFLALDSVKRHEGKQDHGEDISVELFPRAEVPRLILEGKITHSLVVVAFFLERLRAEAAK; the protein is encoded by the coding sequence GTGTCCCAGCATCCCCGCCCCTGGCCGCGACTGCGCCTGGGGCTCGAGCACGACTACACCATCCTCAAGGTCCGCCAGGACATGTACGCGGATCCGCGCACCGGTCAGGAGCACCCTCGCGTGTTCATCGACACGCCCGAGTGGTGCAACATCATCGCGGTGACGCCGGAGGATCAGCTGGTGCTCATCCGGCAGTACCGCTTCGGGACGAAGGAAGTGACGCTGGAGATTCCAGGCGGGCTCGTGGATCGGGGCGAGGATCCGGCCATCGCGGCGGCGCGCGAGCTGGAGGAGGAAACGGGCTACGTGCCGGGCCGCCTGGTGTCCCTGGGCTCGGTGCATCCGAACCCGGCGCTGCAGGGCAACCGGTGCCACTCCTTCCTGGCGCTGGACAGCGTGAAGCGTCACGAGGGGAAGCAGGACCACGGCGAGGACATCAGCGTGGAGCTGTTCCCCCGCGCCGAGGTACCGCGCCTCATCCTGGAGGGGAAGATCACCCACTCGCTCGTGGTGGTGGCCTTCTTCCTGGAGCGGCTGCGCGCCGAGGCCGCGAAGTAG
- a CDS encoding response regulator: MSAGGSILVVDDDEDIRDILSLLLCSEGYEVDSARDGLDALDHLRAGEPPSVILLDMMMPRMDGEDFLTSIHDTPQYADIPVVLISGHHAAREKAAQLAAADCLVKPIDADELLSVVRKYVPNHPRMA; encoded by the coding sequence ATGAGCGCTGGCGGGTCGATCCTGGTGGTGGACGACGACGAGGACATCCGCGACATCCTCAGCCTGCTGCTGTGCTCGGAGGGCTATGAGGTCGACTCGGCGAGGGACGGACTGGACGCGCTCGACCACCTGAGAGCGGGCGAGCCCCCTTCGGTGATCCTCCTGGACATGATGATGCCGCGGATGGATGGAGAAGACTTCCTCACGTCAATCCACGACACGCCCCAGTACGCCGACATCCCCGTCGTGCTCATCTCGGGCCATCACGCGGCGCGCGAAAAGGCCGCGCAGCTCGCGGCGGCCGACTGCCTGGTGAAGCCCATCGATGCCGACGAGCTCCTGAGCGTGGTGCGAAAGTACGTGCCGAATCACCCCAGGATGGCGTAG
- a CDS encoding DUF2795 domain-containing protein has protein sequence MAYGQAENPALSIPTHLDAVDYPVWREQLVRAAEDNGADVNVINVLKFLPRTRYESKVEVMRDLAEAARRFAMGGLRDDDGVDRDRRNIGRDLVENAPEGNSRHP, from the coding sequence ATGGCTTACGGACAGGCGGAGAACCCGGCGCTGTCGATCCCCACTCACCTGGACGCCGTGGACTACCCGGTGTGGCGTGAGCAACTCGTGAGGGCAGCCGAGGACAACGGAGCGGACGTGAACGTCATCAATGTCCTCAAGTTCCTGCCCCGCACGCGCTACGAATCCAAGGTGGAGGTCATGCGTGACCTGGCCGAGGCAGCCCGGAGGTTCGCCATGGGGGGGCTCCGGGACGACGACGGGGTGGACAGGGACCGGCGGAACATCGGCAGGGATCTGGTGGAGAACGCTCCGGAAGGCAACTCCCGTCACCCTTGA
- a CDS encoding transaldolase family protein: protein MHQTVALGTEFWNDSCALPELKEAIENGAVGATSNPVIVGAAVSSDKVRWLPVLDRMLRENPEDTEDDVTWKLIEAVAREAASLLLPIHEATQGRHGFLCVQVSPKLYRSTEWMIEHGVTLAALAPNIAIKCPSTQEGIAAMEELMARGINVNATVSFTVPQVLATAEALERGIERALKSGIPRERLHPYVTIMVGRLDDHLKRLAERDAILVDPGYLNWAGIAVFKRARQLFLQRQYRSKLLAAAYRHHLHWSELIGEDSIQSIPYTWWKQFNASDIAPRKTLSEPVSSEIVETLRRKFPDFVRAYDEEGMRPEDFAGYGASVHTLRQFLGGYQQLVEWVRERMLP from the coding sequence ATGCATCAGACCGTCGCACTGGGCACCGAGTTCTGGAATGACTCCTGCGCGCTCCCCGAGCTGAAGGAGGCCATCGAGAACGGCGCCGTCGGTGCCACCTCCAACCCCGTCATCGTCGGCGCCGCTGTGAGCAGCGACAAGGTGCGGTGGCTGCCGGTGCTCGACCGCATGCTGCGCGAGAACCCCGAAGACACCGAAGACGACGTGACGTGGAAGCTCATCGAGGCCGTCGCGAGAGAGGCCGCCTCCCTGCTGCTCCCCATCCACGAGGCCACCCAAGGCCGCCATGGGTTCCTCTGCGTGCAGGTGAGCCCCAAGCTGTACCGGTCCACCGAGTGGATGATTGAGCACGGCGTGACGCTCGCCGCGCTCGCGCCCAACATCGCCATCAAGTGCCCCTCCACCCAGGAGGGCATCGCAGCGATGGAGGAGCTCATGGCCCGAGGCATCAACGTCAACGCCACCGTGAGCTTCACCGTGCCGCAGGTGCTGGCCACGGCTGAGGCCCTCGAGCGGGGCATCGAGCGCGCGCTCAAGTCCGGCATCCCCCGGGAGCGGTTGCACCCCTATGTGACGATCATGGTCGGAAGGCTCGATGATCACCTGAAGCGGTTGGCCGAGCGGGACGCCATCCTCGTCGATCCGGGCTACCTGAACTGGGCAGGCATCGCGGTGTTCAAGCGGGCGCGCCAGTTGTTCCTCCAGCGCCAGTACCGGAGCAAGCTGCTGGCAGCCGCGTACCGCCACCACCTGCACTGGTCGGAGCTCATCGGCGAGGATTCCATCCAGAGTATTCCCTACACGTGGTGGAAGCAGTTCAACGCCTCGGACATCGCGCCGCGCAAGACCTTGTCCGAGCCTGTCAGCTCGGAGATCGTCGAGACGCTCCGCCGGAAGTTCCCCGACTTCGTCCGCGCCTATGATGAGGAGGGCATGCGCCCGGAGGACTTCGCCGGGTATGGGGCCTCCGTCCACACCCTGCGGCAGTTCCTCGGCGGCTATCAGCAGCTCGTGGAGTGGGTGCGGGAGCGGATGCTGCCGTAG
- a CDS encoding YiiX/YebB-like N1pC/P60 family cysteine hydrolase: MLVTSLLLAQLTLAGSPPPQAAAPSSPPAAEAEPSNIYDWDDEAFVAQAQLDLEALQRYANGLRGLQEQIKKNLALYNQKQDIPYSPEQKQTLLTTWAAFFDYFASTEQIRQRYWDFVKVPGITQPKKHAWGFLLTHGALTTILAHGLTYAELTNGKKQLEVLLDEPSADYGIPERAFAHFKEKVIHVSTATQLVTGDTYREQVRPFLSKAGALNFKLTSWVIQEMKENSKVAKGKLLKRGPSFFTTAAKDIVVDSASRAIFPVQKNVAEWMGDTRVRRQGKPLISREQVFKVMEKMEPGDIIVARQNWFLSNIGLPGFWPHAELYVGTPEHVSAYFDGDAEVQAWLATLSGKPKTLAEHLSKSFPAKWTQYTGKDEHGDPIRIIEAISEGVSFTGPEHGMRVDYMGVMRPRLTKKDKAQAIVRAFTYQGRPYDFNFDFFSDSTLVCTELVYKSYAPSKDVKGIQINLVDVAGRRTLPANEIVKLFDQEYDKPDRQLEFVAFLDGREDKKGAIEEDALSFRKSYERLKWDIAQK; the protein is encoded by the coding sequence ATGCTCGTCACCTCCCTGCTTCTGGCCCAGCTCACGCTCGCTGGCTCCCCTCCCCCTCAGGCTGCCGCTCCCTCCTCCCCTCCTGCCGCCGAGGCCGAGCCCTCCAACATCTATGACTGGGACGATGAGGCCTTCGTGGCCCAGGCCCAGCTCGATCTCGAGGCGCTCCAGCGCTACGCCAACGGCCTGCGCGGGCTGCAGGAGCAGATCAAGAAGAACCTGGCGCTCTACAACCAGAAGCAGGACATCCCCTACTCGCCGGAGCAGAAGCAGACGCTGCTCACCACGTGGGCGGCCTTCTTCGATTACTTCGCCTCCACCGAGCAGATCCGCCAGCGCTACTGGGACTTCGTGAAGGTGCCCGGAATCACCCAGCCCAAGAAGCACGCCTGGGGCTTCCTGCTCACCCATGGGGCGCTCACCACCATCCTCGCGCACGGGCTCACCTACGCGGAGCTCACCAACGGCAAGAAGCAGCTCGAGGTGCTCCTGGACGAGCCCTCGGCGGACTACGGCATCCCCGAGCGCGCCTTCGCCCACTTCAAGGAGAAGGTCATCCACGTCTCCACCGCCACCCAGCTCGTCACGGGTGACACGTACCGCGAGCAGGTGCGGCCCTTCCTGTCCAAGGCGGGCGCGCTCAACTTCAAGCTCACCTCCTGGGTCATCCAGGAGATGAAGGAGAACTCCAAGGTGGCCAAGGGCAAGCTGCTCAAGCGCGGCCCCTCCTTCTTCACCACGGCGGCCAAGGACATCGTGGTGGACAGCGCCTCGCGCGCCATCTTCCCCGTGCAGAAGAACGTGGCCGAGTGGATGGGCGACACCCGCGTCCGCCGCCAGGGCAAGCCGCTCATCTCCCGTGAGCAGGTCTTCAAGGTGATGGAGAAGATGGAGCCGGGCGACATCATCGTGGCCCGGCAGAACTGGTTCCTCTCCAACATCGGCCTGCCGGGCTTCTGGCCGCACGCCGAGCTGTACGTGGGCACGCCGGAGCACGTCTCCGCCTACTTCGACGGGGACGCGGAGGTGCAGGCGTGGCTGGCCACCCTGTCCGGCAAGCCGAAGACGCTGGCCGAGCACCTGTCCAAGAGCTTCCCCGCCAAGTGGACCCAGTACACGGGCAAGGACGAGCACGGGGACCCCATCCGCATCATCGAAGCCATCAGCGAGGGCGTCTCCTTCACCGGCCCCGAGCACGGCATGCGCGTGGACTACATGGGCGTCATGCGGCCGCGGCTGACCAAGAAGGACAAGGCCCAGGCCATCGTCCGTGCGTTCACGTACCAGGGCCGTCCGTACGACTTCAACTTCGACTTCTTCTCGGACTCGACGCTGGTGTGCACGGAGCTGGTCTACAAGTCCTACGCGCCCTCCAAGGACGTGAAGGGCATCCAAATCAACCTGGTGGACGTGGCCGGCCGGCGCACCCTTCCCGCCAACGAGATCGTCAAGCTGTTCGACCAGGAGTACGACAAGCCGGACCGGCAGTTGGAGTTCGTGGCGTTCCTGGACGGGCGCGAGGACAAAAAGGGCGCTATTGAGGAGGATGCCCTCTCCTTCCGCAAGAGCTACGAGCGGTTGAAATGGGACATCGCCCAGAAGTAG